From the Acidovorax sp. NCPPB 3576 genome, the window GGAGGTGCTTCGCGGCACTTCGCGCGGCTCCCATCCGAACCTCTTCAAGGAATTGGCATATATGAAAAAACTCCTCGCTGTCCTGGTTGCTGGTCTGTTCGCCGCTGGTGCTTTTGCACAAGGCGCAACGCCAGCCGCACCGGCAACCCCCGCCGTGACTTCCGCCCCCAGCGCCGAGCCAGCCGCCCCTGCCCCCAAGGCACATGCCAAGGCCAAAGCCAAAAAGCCTGCAGCACACAAGGTCGCCCACAAAAAGGCAACCAAAAAGCACGCTAAGACGGCTGCCTAAGCGCACATTGTCGGCACGGGCCACTCCGGCGCCGACGCACTTCAAAAAAGCCCGCCTCCGCGGGCTTTTTTGCCTTTGGCTGCTACCCTTTCGATTCCCATTGCATTTATGGAAAGCCGGATGATGAAATCCTTTCTCGTGCGCGTCGCGGACGGCTCTCAAAAAAGCCTCGCCCCTCTTTTTGCTGCGTTGGCCATTTCCTGGTGCGCGGTGGCGGGCGCGCAAGAATCGCCTCAGTTGAATTTGCAGCGCGTGGAACTGGGAGCGGGTATGCACCGCATAGATGCCCAGGTCGCGGTGTCCCCGCAGGAGCGGCAGATCGGCCTCATGCATCGCAAGGAGATGCCCCAACAGGAAGGCATGCTGTTCGTTTTCGAAGAGCCGGCAGTCCAGTGCTTCTGGATGAAAAACACCATTTTGCCGTTGACCGCCGCTTTCGTGGCGGACGACGGCACGGTCGTCAACCTTGCCGATATGAAGCCACAAACCGAGGATTCGCATTGCTCTGAAAAGCCCGTTCGCTATGTGCTGGAAATGAACCAGGGTTGGTTTTCCAAAAAGGGCATCAAGGCAGGGTTCAAACTTTCAGGCGCCCCGTTCCTACGTCGTTGAATTGGCTGGCTGCGCCGCAGGGTGCGACCTGTCAAAAGGTCGGCATAAAAACAAAAAAACGGCCACGTGGGCCGTTTTTTTATGGGGCGCAAAGCACTCAGGCGAAATTGCTTTCGGCAAACTTCCAGTTCACCAGCTTGTCGAAGAAGGTTTCGACGAACTTGGGGCGCAGGTTGCGGTAGTCGATGTAGTAAGCGTGTTCCCACACGTCGACCGTCAGCAGTGCCTTGTCAGCCGTCGTCAAAGGAGTACCTGCCGCGCCGGTGTTCACGATATCGACGCTGCCATCGGCCTTCTTCACGAGCCAGGTCCAGCCAGAGCCGAAGTTGCCCACGGCACTTTTTACAAAGGCTTCCTTGAAAGCGGCATAGCTGCCCCACTTGGCATTGATGGCGTTGGCCAACGCACCGGACGGCTCGCCGCCGCCGCTTGGAACCATGCAGTTCCAGAAGAAAGTGTGGTTCCAGATCTGTGCTGCATTGTTGTAGATACCGCCGCTCGATTTCTTCACGATTTCCTCGAGCGTCATGCTCTCGAATTCCGTGCCCTTTTGCAGATTGTTCAGGTTCACCACATAGGCGTTGTGGTGCTTGCCGTAGTGATATTCCAGGGTTTCCTGGCTGTAATGAGGCGCCAGGGCGTCGATCGCATAAGGCAACGGTGGCAGGGTATGTTCCATGGTGCAGTCCTTCGTGGGTTGAAATTCTTGGAATGGAACCGCCGCCCCCAAAGGGCCAGCACGGTCCGAACTGGCATTGTAGAAAGTAATAGCAGCACCTGCTGTAGGTGAGCGCCAATGGCAGAAAAAGCGTGCGGATCTCACAGCAGCCGGCGCTGCGATACCTGCAGATCGATTTCGCCGTCGGTCACCGCAGCCCGGACGGCGTCGCCAGGGCGTACCTGGGCGACCTTCGTGACCGGCTGGCCTTGCGCATCGGTGAGCAACGCATAGCCACGCTGCAGGACCAAGTGGGGGTCCAGCAATTGAAGGCGCAGGGCGGCACGCTCCAGTTGTTCGGACTGGCGGGCTGCCCGCCTTTGCAGCGTCTGCCGCATTTCTGCCTCCAGCGCTTTCTGTTGTTGCGTCAAGCGCTGCATTTTTAATAGCACACTGTGGCGCATACGCTCCGCAAGCCGTGCCAGGCGCGTCTGCTGCCGCACCACCAGACCGGAAGGCCGGCCGAGGCGCTGGGCCACCAAGTCGAGCCGCTGATGCCGCACGTCGAATTGCGTCTGAACGCTGTCCGACAAGCGATCGGCCAAAAGGTCGATGGCACCCAGCCACACGGCACGCGGCTGGGAGACGAGTTCAGCGGCAGCCGTTGGCGTCGGTGCCCGCAGGTCTGCGCAAAAATCGGCAATGGTGAAGTCGGTTTCATGGCCGACACCGCAAATGACAGGTACCGGGCTTTGGACGATGGTGCGCGCCAATTGCTCATCATTGAAAGCCCACAGATCCTCCATGGACCCACCTCCCCGCACCAGAAGGATGACGTCGATGGGACACGGGGACTGCTTTGAAACAGGGTCTTTCGATCCATTCGCCCCGTCCACGCCCTCCGCCAGGGCGTAGAGCTTGGACAACGCAGCCCGCATCGAGGCTGGTGCGTGGGCACCCTGCACCAATGCCGGCACCAGCGTCACCGGAATGTGCGGAACGCGACGGCGCAGCGCGGTCACGACGTCATGCAGCGCCGCGGCGCCCGGGGACGTGACCAGCCCGATGCCGCGCGGCATCAACGGCAGGGGCCGTTTTCGCGCGCTGTCGAAAAGCCCCTCGGCCTCCAGTTGCGACTTCAGCCGCAGGAACTGCTCGAACAAGGCGCCCTGGCCTGCCCGCTGCATGCTTTCGACGATGAGTTGCAGATCGCCCCGTGCCTCGTACACCCCCAGGCGGCCGCGCAACTCGACCAGTTCCCCATCCCGTGGAGAAAAGTCCAGCAACAAAGCCGCGCGCCGGAACATCGCACACCGGATCTGGCCCTGGCCGTCCTTGACCGTGAAATAGCAATGCCCACTGGATGCGCGCGAAAAGCCCGTGATCTCGCCTTGCACGGCCACGGGATTGAATCGGGACTCCAGGGTGTCAGCAATGGCGCGGCACAGCGCCCCAACCTGCCAGATACGTGGCGCCGTTGCGAGGTTCATGGTGTCAGACGCCGATACGGCAAGGGCTTGCAGGCCATGGCAACGTCGCACTAGTCCACAGAGCCCGGGTATGCCTCATTTGCCCAGCACCACCAGCCAAATCACCGCGCATCGCTAGCAAATACGTGCAAACCATTGATTTAAAAGGATTTTTTCGTGCTTTATTTTTCATCAATCTGTCAAATTCACGGACTGGTGCCGCTTGGCGGGCCCTCGCAACCCAGTTGCCCACAAAGTTATCCACAGAAAATGTGGGTGGCGGCGCACGGTCGGAAGGTCGAGGATGGTCGAAACGTTCGGTCGTTTTACAGCGCGGACCATAACGCCAACTGGGCCATAATCGCGGATTGCTTCCATCTGCGCGGAGAGAGAATTGCTATTGATCATACAAGCCGCAGGCTGGCCGATCTGGCCTTTGATAGCCTGCTCCGTCCTGGCGCTGGCACTGGTTGTGGAGCGTTTCATCGCCCTCAAAACCGCGCGCGTTGCCCCTCCCAAGCTGCTGGACGAAGCCATCACCGTGTCCTCCCGCTCCGTTCCCACGCCCGATGTGGTGAATCAACTGGCACAGAATTCCGCTCTAGGGGAGGTTCTGGCCAGCGGGCTGCGCACGCTCAACAGCAATCCGCAAAGCACCGAGGCCGACGTGCGGGCTGCCATGGAAAGCTCCGGCAGGGCCGTTGCCCATCGCCTCGAAAAATACCTCAGTGCGCTTGCCACCATCGCGTCAGCTGCCCCGCTGCTGGGCTTGCTGGGCACGGTGATCGGCATGATCGAGATCTTCGGCTCCCAGGCGGGCGCCGGCCAGTCCGGCGGGGGCAACCCGGCCCAATTGGCGCAGGGTATTTCGATTGCGCTCTACAACACGGCGTTCGGCCTGATCGTGGCCATTCCTGCACTGATCTTCTGGCGCTATTTCCGCAGCCGCGTGGATGCTTACCTGCTGACCCTCGAATTGGCTTCCGAGCAATTCGTACGGCATATCAGCCGGCTGCGAAAATAAATGGTGCACACCCTGTCCGCAAAAGTCCCTTCGCATCGCCGTCAGCGCGCGATCAGGCGGACGGGCGGATTCGGCGCACGCCAAAAACATTGATCGGCTGAACGGACATGAACTTTCGATCCCGCCCCACCGAAGCGCCGGAAATCAACCTGATTCCTTTCATCGACGTGCTGCTTGTGGTGCTCATCTTCCTGATGCTGTCCACCACCTACAGCAAGTTCACCGAACTGCAATTGACGCTGCCAGTGGCCGATGCCGAGCAGCAGCGCGACCATCCCAAGGAAGTGATCGTGGCGGTCGCCGCGGATGGCCGCTATGCGGTCAATAAATCGGCAGTGGAGGGCAAGAGCGTGGAAGTGGTGGCGCAAGCATTGGCGGCTGCAGCCAGTGCCGGCAAGGACAGCGTCGTCATCATCAGTGCCGACGCCAATTCTCCGCACCAGGCAGTGGTGACGGTGATGGAAGCCGCACGCCGCGTGGGCCTGTCGCAGATCACCTTCGCCACCCAATCGACGGCCAGCGCCGGCAAATAGCCGCGATGGCTGCCGCCGGGCCGCAGCCGCCCTCTTCACACACTCAAACTGCCATAAGTTCAACCGCTTCCACACTCCATGCGGCCTGGAAGCGCCGTGGGCCGCTGGCGTGGATGCTCTGGCCGCTGTCGTGCCTCTACCGTGCAGCGGTCGCCGCGCGGAAATTGCTTTACCGGGCAGGCGTCCTTCGATCCGAGCGCATGGCGGTGCCGGTGATCGTGGTGGGCAACGTGATCGCCGGAGGGGCCGGCAAAACCCCGGTCACACAGGCCATCGTGCGGCACCTGGTGGCGCAGGGGTGGCGGCCTGGGGTGGTGTCGCGTGGCTATGGGCGTTCCACCGACGACTGCCGCGAGGTGCATGCGGACAGCAGCGCGGCCGAAGTGGGCGACGAACCGGCGTTGATCGCGCGCAGCACCGGCGTCCCCGTGTTCGTGGCGCGGCAAAGAACGCAGGCGGCGCGCGCATTGCTTGCGCGGCATTCCCGCACCGATGTGATCGTCTGCGACGACGGGCTGCAACATCTGGCCCTGGCCCGCGACATCGAGGTCTGCGTATTCAACGACGATGGCGTGGGCAACGGATTTCTATTGCCTGCCGGTCCGCTGCGGGAACCTTGGCCGCGTCCGGTCGATTGCGCGCTTTACGCCGGCCAGGTGCCTGGAGGCACGGCACACGCATTTGCGCTGACTCGCTCCCTCGCTGCTGATGCCATTCGCGCGGACGGCAGCACCATGCCCCTTGCGCAATTGCGCCACCACCCCTTGCACGCCGTGGCCGCCATCGCCAGGCCGCAGGAATTTTTCGCGATGCTGCGCGCGAAAGGGCTCACGCTGCAGCACACCAGCGCCTTTCCGGATCACTATGATTTTGATAGCTGGCAGCGCAATGAAATCCACGGCATGCCACTCATTTGCACCGAAAAAGACGCCACCAAACTGTGGCAGTCCCACCCGCAAGCGCTGGCAGTGCCTTTGCAGCTGGAAATCGACAGTGCTTTTTTCTCCCTGCTGGACGACCGGCTGCGGTCTGCCACGCATCGCTCGCTATCATCGCCCTCCGACTGACATTGAAGCCATAACCGCCATGGACCCCAAACTGCTCGAACTGCTGGTCTGCCCCGTCACCAAGGGCTCGCTTACCTTCAACAGGGAACGGCAGGAGCTTGTGTCGCGCAGCGCCCGGCTGGCCTACCCGGTGCGCGACGGCATTCCTGTCCTGCTCGAAAATGAAGCGCGTACCCTGACGGACGAGGAGCTGGAGGCGTGACCTCCCCCGCCACGCCATTCACTGTCCTGATCCCTGCGCGGCTGGCCTCCACGCGGCTGCCCGACAAGCCGCTGGCCGACATCGCCGGGCTGCCCATGGTGGTGCGCGTGGCGCAGCGCGCGGCGCAAAGCCGGGCCCACCGCGTGGTGGTGGCCGCGGACGACGCCCGCATCCTCGCGGCATGCCAGGCCCATGGCATCGACGCCTTGCTCACGCGATCCGACCATCCCAGCGGTAGCGACCGCCTGGCGGAAGCCTGCGAGCAGCTCGGTTTGGCAGGCGATGACATCGTGGTGAACGTGCAAGGCGACGAACCGCTGATCGACCCTGCGCTGATTAAAGCCGTCGCCGAGCTGCTGCCGGCCCGCACGGAGGCCAGCATGGGAACCGCGGCCCACGCCATCGAGGCTTTGGCCGACTATGCCAACCCCAATGTCGTGAAGGTCGTGCTCGATGCCCGCGGACTGGCGCATTACTTCAGCCGGGCACCCATCCCGCATGCACGCGACCATGCCGGCACTGCCTGGTGGGCGAACGGCACCGATGGCGCCTCGCCGGGCGTGCCAACAGGCTACTCGCCGCTGCGCCATATCGGCATCTACAGCTACCGCGCCTCGTTCCTTCGCCAATTTCCGGCCCTAGCCCCCGCACCGACGGAAGCCGTCGAGGCGCTGGAGCAACTGCGAGCCCTGTGGCATGGCCACCGCATTGCGGTCCACGTCACGGCCTCCGCACCCGGCCCCGGCGTAGATACACCGATGGATCTGGAACGCGTTCGCACACTGTTTTCGTAGGGATTTCAGAGTCCCCACCGTGTCAGGAAAGCGCGCGGACACGCGTGCTATCCTTGCCCGCGATCAGAGTGCCGCATCCCGGGCCGGAGGCAAGCCCGTGGCCAGTGGCGCCAGCCGAATTCAACACTTAGAGGATATCCATGAGACTGATTCTTTTGGGCGCACCCGGCGCCGGAAAGGGCACGCAGGCCGCATTCATCTGCCAGAAATACGGTATTCCGCAAATCTCCACCGGTGACATGCTGCGTGCGGCCGTCAAGGCGGGCACGCCGCTGGGTCAGCAGGCCAAGGCCGTCATGGATGCGGGCGCGCTGGTCAGCGATGACCTCATCATCCATCTCGTGAAAGAGCGCATCGCCCAGCCCGATTGCGCATCCGGCTTCCTGTTCGATGGCTTCCCCCGCACGATTCCGCAGGCCGATGCGATGAAAGCGGCAGGCGTCAAGCTCGACTATGTGCTGGAGATCGACGTACCCTTCGATGCCATCATCGAACGCATGAGCGGCCGCCGTTCCCACCCCGCCAGCGGCCGCACCTACCACGTCAAGTTCAATCCTCCCAAGGTGGAAGGCAAGGACGACATGACCGGCGAAGACCTCATTCAGCGCGAAGACGACAAAGAGGCCACCGTCAAGAAGCGCCTCGATGTGTACAGCGCACAGACCCGTCCTCTGGTGGATTACTACTCCAGCTGGGCGAAGGCCGATCCTGCGGGAGCTCCCAAGTACCGCGCCATCAGCGGCACCGGCAGCGTGGAGGAAATCACCCAGCGCGCGCTGGCCGCTTTGGCCAGCTGATCGGGCCAGCGGATTTCCGCCTGACGACCCGCACGGCACCGCCGCCGCCGTGCCCGAAACGCCCCGCCCGTCAGCGGGGCGTTGTCTTTTCATCGCTGGCGAGCGCGCGCCAGCAGTTCGAGCAGCAGAGTGATTCGGGCCTTCACCGGGCTCAGGCCCTCCGAGTGAGGCAACGTGTCTCCCGGTTTTGGCAGCACCCGTCCCAGCGCGCAACGGGTGGCCACGCGCACTTCCACTCCGCTCGCATGGGCGCGCTCCAGCGCACTTCCGAGGGCATGGTGCAGCGTGCCATTGCCCGTCGCCGCCACCACGATGCCATCCACGCCTTCCCGCACCATCAAATCGACGATGCGGCCATCCGCGCCGACATGGCTCGTGAGCACCTCGACCCGGGGCCAGACGAAGGTGTCGGCGACGTGCCGAAGGGCGCCTGGCTTTGGCACCGACGGGGCCGGCCAGCCACTGGCCAGGCGGACAGTCCCCTCCTCCACCCAGCCCAGCGGGCCTGCTTCTCCTGAACTGAAGGCATCCACCTTGTAAGGATGCACTTTCTGAACATGCCGCGCCGTGTGGATCGTGCCTGCCACGACGGTCATCACGCCCCGTGCCCCGGGCGTCGCGGCCAGGACAACCGCGTCGAGCAGATTCTGCGGCCCGTCAGGCACCATGGCGGAGGCCGGCCGCATGGCGCAGGCCAGCACCACCGGACGGTCGGCAGCCAGGACCGAATCCAGGAACCAAGCCGTCTCCTCCAGCGTATCCGTGCCGTGCGTAACGACCACGCCCCGCACGTCAGGGTCGGCCAAAAGTTGCGCGCACCGATGGGACAGTTGCCGCCATACGGCAAATTCCATGTCCTTGCTGTCGATCTGCGCGATCTGCTCGGCTTCGATCCGGCCGCCGGCTGCCTGCTCCAACCCGGGAATCGCCTCCAACAGTTGGCCGATTCCCACCTGGCCTGCGGTGTAGCCGATGTTGTCCCCCGCCTCCGTTGCGGTGCCTGCGATCGTTCCGCCGGTGCCAAGCACCACGATTTTTCCTGTGCCCACTTGCACGCTCCCAAAAACTGGTTAAAAATACAGTGACTGGATTAATAAACAGGCCTCTCTCTGCCTTTCCGTTCAGCACCGGAGTCACACATGTTCGACAGTCCCAAGCTCACCGCCCGCCAGCAGCAGATCCTCGATCTGATCCAGACCGCCATCTCCCGCACTGGAGCGCCTCCCACCCGGGCGGAAATCGCCGCCGAATTCGGCTTCAAGTCCGCCAATGCGGCTGAGGAACACCTGCAAGCGCTGGCCCGCAAGGGCGTGATCGAACTGGTCAGCGGCACTTCGCGGGGCATCCGGCTTCGCGGCGATGCCGTGCGTTCCATCAATGCCGCCCGCGGCACCCAGTTCAACCTCCCCATCCCCGGCCTGTCGCAACTGTCGCTTCCGCTGGTGGGGCGGGTGGCCGCAGGGTCGCCCATTCTCGCGCAGG encodes:
- a CDS encoding asparaginase, with amino-acid sequence MQVGTGKIVVLGTGGTIAGTATEAGDNIGYTAGQVGIGQLLEAIPGLEQAAGGRIEAEQIAQIDSKDMEFAVWRQLSHRCAQLLADPDVRGVVVTHGTDTLEETAWFLDSVLAADRPVVLACAMRPASAMVPDGPQNLLDAVVLAATPGARGVMTVVAGTIHTARHVQKVHPYKVDAFSSGEAGPLGWVEEGTVRLASGWPAPSVPKPGALRHVADTFVWPRVEVLTSHVGADGRIVDLMVREGVDGIVVAATGNGTLHHALGSALERAHASGVEVRVATRCALGRVLPKPGDTLPHSEGLSPVKARITLLLELLARARQR
- a CDS encoding MotA/TolQ/ExbB proton channel family protein; its protein translation is MLLIIQAAGWPIWPLIACSVLALALVVERFIALKTARVAPPKLLDEAITVSSRSVPTPDVVNQLAQNSALGEVLASGLRTLNSNPQSTEADVRAAMESSGRAVAHRLEKYLSALATIASAAPLLGLLGTVIGMIEIFGSQAGAGQSGGGNPAQLAQGISIALYNTAFGLIVAIPALIFWRYFRSRVDAYLLTLELASEQFVRHISRLRK
- the adk gene encoding adenylate kinase; the protein is MRLILLGAPGAGKGTQAAFICQKYGIPQISTGDMLRAAVKAGTPLGQQAKAVMDAGALVSDDLIIHLVKERIAQPDCASGFLFDGFPRTIPQADAMKAAGVKLDYVLEIDVPFDAIIERMSGRRSHPASGRTYHVKFNPPKVEGKDDMTGEDLIQREDDKEATVKKRLDVYSAQTRPLVDYYSSWAKADPAGAPKYRAISGTGSVEEITQRALAALAS
- a CDS encoding Trm112 family protein — its product is MDPKLLELLVCPVTKGSLTFNRERQELVSRSARLAYPVRDGIPVLLENEARTLTDEELEA
- the xseA gene encoding exodeoxyribonuclease VII large subunit; the encoded protein is MNLATAPRIWQVGALCRAIADTLESRFNPVAVQGEITGFSRASSGHCYFTVKDGQGQIRCAMFRRAALLLDFSPRDGELVELRGRLGVYEARGDLQLIVESMQRAGQGALFEQFLRLKSQLEAEGLFDSARKRPLPLMPRGIGLVTSPGAAALHDVVTALRRRVPHIPVTLVPALVQGAHAPASMRAALSKLYALAEGVDGANGSKDPVSKQSPCPIDVILLVRGGGSMEDLWAFNDEQLARTIVQSPVPVICGVGHETDFTIADFCADLRAPTPTAAAELVSQPRAVWLGAIDLLADRLSDSVQTQFDVRHQRLDLVAQRLGRPSGLVVRQQTRLARLAERMRHSVLLKMQRLTQQQKALEAEMRQTLQRRAARQSEQLERAALRLQLLDPHLVLQRGYALLTDAQGQPVTKVAQVRPGDAVRAAVTDGEIDLQVSQRRLL
- the lexA gene encoding transcriptional repressor LexA, producing the protein MFDSPKLTARQQQILDLIQTAISRTGAPPTRAEIAAEFGFKSANAAEEHLQALARKGVIELVSGTSRGIRLRGDAVRSINAARGTQFNLPIPGLSQLSLPLVGRVAAGSPILAQEHVDQTYSVEDSLFQHKPDYLLKVRGMSMRDAGIMDGDLLAVQSTREARNGQIIVARLGDDVTVKRLRRTATAIELLPENPDYPVITVHPGEPFEIEGLAVGLIRNTMLM
- a CDS encoding ExbD/TolR family protein translates to MNFRSRPTEAPEINLIPFIDVLLVVLIFLMLSTTYSKFTELQLTLPVADAEQQRDHPKEVIVAVAADGRYAVNKSAVEGKSVEVVAQALAAAASAGKDSVVIISADANSPHQAVVTVMEAARRVGLSQITFATQSTASAGK
- a CDS encoding DUF192 domain-containing protein — translated: MKSFLVRVADGSQKSLAPLFAALAISWCAVAGAQESPQLNLQRVELGAGMHRIDAQVAVSPQERQIGLMHRKEMPQQEGMLFVFEEPAVQCFWMKNTILPLTAAFVADDGTVVNLADMKPQTEDSHCSEKPVRYVLEMNQGWFSKKGIKAGFKLSGAPFLRR
- the kdsB gene encoding 3-deoxy-manno-octulosonate cytidylyltransferase; the encoded protein is MTSPATPFTVLIPARLASTRLPDKPLADIAGLPMVVRVAQRAAQSRAHRVVVAADDARILAACQAHGIDALLTRSDHPSGSDRLAEACEQLGLAGDDIVVNVQGDEPLIDPALIKAVAELLPARTEASMGTAAHAIEALADYANPNVVKVVLDARGLAHYFSRAPIPHARDHAGTAWWANGTDGASPGVPTGYSPLRHIGIYSYRASFLRQFPALAPAPTEAVEALEQLRALWHGHRIAVHVTASAPGPGVDTPMDLERVRTLFS
- a CDS encoding Fe-Mn family superoxide dismutase; the protein is MEHTLPPLPYAIDALAPHYSQETLEYHYGKHHNAYVVNLNNLQKGTEFESMTLEEIVKKSSGGIYNNAAQIWNHTFFWNCMVPSGGGEPSGALANAINAKWGSYAAFKEAFVKSAVGNFGSGWTWLVKKADGSVDIVNTGAAGTPLTTADKALLTVDVWEHAYYIDYRNLRPKFVETFFDKLVNWKFAESNFA
- the lpxK gene encoding tetraacyldisaccharide 4'-kinase, which codes for MAAAGPQPPSSHTQTAISSTASTLHAAWKRRGPLAWMLWPLSCLYRAAVAARKLLYRAGVLRSERMAVPVIVVGNVIAGGAGKTPVTQAIVRHLVAQGWRPGVVSRGYGRSTDDCREVHADSSAAEVGDEPALIARSTGVPVFVARQRTQAARALLARHSRTDVIVCDDGLQHLALARDIEVCVFNDDGVGNGFLLPAGPLREPWPRPVDCALYAGQVPGGTAHAFALTRSLAADAIRADGSTMPLAQLRHHPLHAVAAIARPQEFFAMLRAKGLTLQHTSAFPDHYDFDSWQRNEIHGMPLICTEKDATKLWQSHPQALAVPLQLEIDSAFFSLLDDRLRSATHRSLSSPSD